The Desulfonatronospira thiodismutans ASO3-1 region TGGATTAAGCTGCCTGGCCGGTTTTTGCGACAAGAATTACATAATCTGCCCGTAACCATTCAGTGGGTGTCTGAACCATACAAAGTATCTTGCCTGACACGCAGGCGGCTTCGCCGCTCACGGCTGGGGCTTACTGAAGAAGCCGGGGACTGGCCCCGTGACAAGCCGCAATAAACTCTATTTCTTCTAAAGGTGCTGTGACTAACTCCCTGCATCTTCAGTTTTCAAAAAACGCGTAATGCTCCCACCTTTTCCTGTCTTGCCAGGCCGGCAAAAAACTCTTCAGGACCTGATTTCTTATTGAGGAGAGCCTCCATATATTTTGGGCTGGCAAAACAAGCAAAAAACTTTTTTAAAAAAACAAAAATAATGCTTGTATCTTTCGCTCGCCAAGACTATAAGAGATGTTCTTTGTTTATCATCAGCATTTGTAGTCAGGCTGAAATGTTGAAGCCCAAGGCTGATGATTATTTTTTACTTTTTTTAGGAGCTTTTTTTATGACCAATTTGTACGTAGGCAATTTGTCCTGGAACACAACCGAAACCCAACTCCGCGATTCTTTCGCCGAATTTGGAGAAGTAAGTTCAGCCAAAATAATTGAAGACCGTGAAACCGGCCGTTCTCGCGGCTTTGGTTTTGTGGAGATGGAAAACGGTGCCGATGAAGCCGTTGAAAAACTTAACGGCAAAGATTTCGACGGACGCACCATCAAGGTCAATGTTGCCAAGCCTAAAAGAGAATCCCGCTTCTAAAACGGATTTTCCATAGCATGAAAAAACCACCCCGGGGATTCCTCAGGGTGGTTTTTTTTGGCTGCTAACATCAGTTGATGCTGATGGCGGCACTGTTACCCTTGCTCCTTCAGGAAACGATGGAGTCTACGCGCTAAATGACGATTCTGTGATTAAAGGCAATGACGATACAACATTGGCCCTTGAATCCGGCGGAGATGGAGCAAACTAAACGAACTAACGGTATATATAAGGACCATAAGCCTTTTTGATCAGCCTCAACCCATGCTTGATATTGTGCTTCAAACTCTTTTTGAGCATGGTTTCATCCTTATTTTTGAGAGCATCAATAATCTGATTGTGCTGAGCCTGCATCTGGATTAAATACTTGCTGCCGCGAGGACGATTGATAAGGAAAATGTCTACGGACTCCATCAGCTTGTCCACTACGAGGCAAAGATGGGATAGCCTTGAATATCCATAAAGCTGGGAATGGAAATGGCGGTCCAGATGGTATAATTCATGGAGATTCAGTTCTGGATCCATTTCAGACAGTATGGATTCCAGCTTAACAATGTCTTGCTCGTCCACAGTTAGTTGGTTATGTAAGAATAGCTAACATAAAAGGGATGGTGATGAAAGAAAAAATGGTTTGAAAAGTTATAATTGATGACATAGCTAAATGATCTCCACCTAGCTCTTTAGCCAGAATAAACGAACCTGCAGCAGTAGGTAAGCTGGCAAAAAGTATAGCAACCACGAGTTCAGAGCCTGATACACCCAAAACATAGCATATCATTGCAGTCAAGAAGGGATAGACGAGAAGTTTTACCGTAGAGCTTA contains the following coding sequences:
- a CDS encoding RNA recognition motif domain-containing protein, with translation MTNLYVGNLSWNTTETQLRDSFAEFGEVSSAKIIEDRETGRSRGFGFVEMENGADEAVEKLNGKDFDGRTIKVNVAKPKRESRF
- a CDS encoding FCD domain-containing protein; translated protein: MDEQDIVKLESILSEMDPELNLHELYHLDRHFHSQLYGYSRLSHLCLVVDKLMESVDIFLINRPRGSKYLIQMQAQHNQIIDALKNKDETMLKKSLKHNIKHGLRLIKKAYGPYIYR